One genomic window of Panicum hallii strain FIL2 chromosome 6, PHallii_v3.1, whole genome shotgun sequence includes the following:
- the LOC112897056 gene encoding MKI67 FHA domain-interacting nucleolar phosphoprotein yields MGMRDKKRNQKRVLARRTAAPRSGEGKDFLPLEDGSGKRTRKQLQQPEEPENTATVVYIGHIPHGFYEDQMKGFFKQFGDIKRLRIARNRKTGKSKHYGFIEFESPVAAKIVADEMNNYLLFEHTLRVSLVPPEKVHPKLWKGVRRGFVPIDRVAIERKMHNKDKSVEEHKKMVEGIVKRDEKRRKRIQAAGIDYECPALIGVIQPSAKKIKFDEN; encoded by the exons ATGGGGATGCGGGATAAGAAGCGGAACCAGAAGCGGGTCCTCGCGCGGCGCACCGCGGCTCCCCGCTCCGGCGAGGGCAAAGACTTCCTG CCGTTGGAAGACGGGTCGGGGAAGAGGACCCGtaagcagctgcagcagcctgAGGAGCCGGAAAACACCGCCACAGTTGTCTACATTGGGCACATCCCCCACGGCTTCTACGAGGACCAGATGAAAG GGTTCTTTAAGCAGTTTGGGGATATTAAGCGGCTTAGGATTGCTCGGAACCGCAAG ACAGGAAAGTCCAAGCACTATGGATTTATTGAGTTTGAGAGCCCTGTT GCGGCGAAAATTGTAGCTGATGAGATGAATAACTATCTCTTGTTTGAGCACACTTTGCGAGTTTCACTTGTCCCACCAGAGAAAGTTCATCCAAAATT ATGGAAAGGAGTGCGGCGGGGATTTGTACCAATTGATCGGGTAGCAATTGAACGGAAGATGCACAACAAG GATAAATCAGTAGAAGAACACAAAAAGATGGTTGAAGGAATTGTAAAACGAGATGAGAAGAGACGCAAAAGAATCCAGGCTGCTGGAATTGACTATGAGTGTCCAGCCCTT ATAGGGGTCATTCAGCCTTCAGCCAAGAAGATCAAGTTTGATGAGAACTAG
- the LOC112897307 gene encoding 5'-adenylylsulfate reductase-like 4 codes for MPSAAAASAAALLLLPLLAAAGEVAVCPRPPAAAAVLRQRHAPASCSAADAPGPRRRHAAVVEGDDWALQKAVALVLQNREDFVAILFYASWCPFSKIFRTDFQKLSSFFPTIAHFSFEESHIKPRILSRYGVRAFPTLFLVNSTVRVRYHGSRTMNSLAMFYKDVTGMNPVSLDTISLETVEDTVTIIDNDKKSKKEDSLLLWARSPDRLLHQDTCLALASSFVLLRLLHFLLPKINACMKQAWRMRLYELNRLFPSLS; via the exons AtgccgtcggcggcggcggcctccgcggcggcgctcctcctcctccccctcctcgccgccgcgggcgaGGTGGCGGTCTGCCCgaggccgcccgccgccgcagccgtcctGCGCCAGCGCCACGCGCCCGCCTCCTGCTCGGCGGCGGACGCCCCGGGGCCCCGGCGTCGCCACGCCGCCGTCGTGGAG GGTGATGATTGGGCTCTGCAAAAGGCAGTAGCACTTGTGCTGCAGAACAGGGAAGATTTTGTTGCTATTCTTTTTTATGCTTCGTGGTGTCCTTTTTCTAAAATTTTCAGGACAGATTTTCAAAAGCTATCGTCCTTTTTTCCAACTATTGCTCATTTTTCTTTCGAAGAATCTCATATCAAACCAAG aaTATTGTCAAGATACGGAGTCCGTGCCTTCCCAACTCTTTTCCTTGTGAACTCTACAGTGCGTGTGCGCTATCATGGATCTCGGACCATGAATTCCCTTGCTATGTTCTATAAAGATGTTACAG GTATGAATCCTGTGTCATTGGACACAATATCCCTGGAGACAGTGGAGGATACAGTAACTATAATTGATAATGACAAAAAGAGCAAAAAGGAGGATTCTCTGTTATTATGGGCAAGATCACCAGACAGGTTACTTCATCAAGATACATGTCTTGCATTGGCTAGTTCTTTTGTGCTCTTGAGGTTGCTTCATTTTCTTCTTCCCAAGATCAATGCATGCATGAAGCAAGCATGGAGGATGCGACTTTATGAATTGAATAGGTTGTTTCCTAGCTTGTCTTGA